From the genome of Nicotiana sylvestris chromosome 2, ASM39365v2, whole genome shotgun sequence, one region includes:
- the LOC138886031 gene encoding uncharacterized protein, whose amino-acid sequence MTDVTPFKTNAIPWDYTAEARRKGKTYTGEAIAAQGMTRTCRVYTPEHLAESSKQASGRVVETGPDDLWRKVQAKEYSVVEQLNKTPAHISILGLLQSSETHKNALIKVLSEAYVPSNITGGEIANMVGQVLESHKITFHEDELPPEGLGHNKALHITAQCEDHFVTRILVDGGSSLNICPLVTLRTLGTGLHEIKDGAISVKAFDGSQRTTIGEISLCLQMGPTWFDVEFQVIDVPTPYNLLLGRPSIHAAGAVASTLHQAVKFEWNHQEVIIHGDGSNPIYSRQAIPMIGGRRKIGGETYRHIERVNAIDKDKWWDNKIESILNWSGYEPRKGLGKNMQGITKPIKLKKHEDEIPEEVVREVKNFENRPKSNLDETEVINLGNAENVKETRISVHLSPPEKEEYIEFLKEYEDIFAWSYDDMTGLSTSIVAHKLPIDPACPPVKQKLRKFKPDMSLKIKEEVTKQVKARVIRVVESPTWLANVVPVPKKDGKVRVCIDYRDLNRASPKDDFPLPNIHILIDNCAKHELQSFVDCFAGYHQIWMDEEDAEKTTFITPWGMYYYRMMSFGLKNAGATYMRAMTIIFHDMIHKEIEVYVDDVIIKFRKAADHMGDLRKFFNRLRRYNLKLNPAKCAFGVLAGKYWVSL is encoded by the exons ATGACAGACGTAACCCCATTCAAGACAAATgctataccttgggattacaccgcTGAGGCTAGAAGGAAGGGAAAGACATATACTGGGGAAGCAATTGCCGCACAGGGCATGACCAGGACATGCAGGGTATACACCCCGGAACACTTGGCTGAGTCCAGCAAGCAGGCCTCCGGGCGGGTTGTTGAAACTGGAcccgatgacctttggaggaaggtACAGGCCAAAGAGTACTCGGTCGTCGAGCAACTGAACAAAACGCCAGCACATATTTCTATTCTGGGTCTTCTACAAAGCTCAGAGACACATAAAAATGCCTTAATAAAAGtactgagtgaagcttatgttcccAGCAACATAACAGGAGGCGAAATAGCAAACATGGTGGGGCAGgtactggaaagccataagatcaccttccatGAAGATGAATTACCGCCAGAAGGGCTTggtcacaacaaagcgttgcacatcactgCGCAATGCGAGGATCACTTTGTCACCAGGATTCTAGTCGACGGGGGATCCAGCCtaaacatttgtccgttggtaactctCAGGACATTGGGTACTGgattgcacgagatcaaagatggggctatcagtgtcaaagcttttgatggatctcagagaaccaccattggagaaattagcttatgcctgcagatgggacccACCTGGTTCGATGTCGAGTTCCAAGTCATTGACGTACCAACGCCCTACAATTTGTTGCTAGGACGACCCTCGATCCACGCCGCTGGGGCTGTGGCGTCAACTTTGCATCAGgctgtaaaatttgaatggaatcatcaggaagtaatcattcatggtgacggtagcaaccctatatatagtcgccaggCCATCCCGATGATCGGAGGTAGAAGGAAAATCGGTGGAGAAACATACCGTCACATAGAGCGAGTCAACGCCATagacaaagacaagtggtgggataacaaaattgagagcATCCTGAATTGGAGCGGGTATGAACCCAGaaaaggacttggcaagaacatgcagggtatcaccaaacctatcaagctgaagaagcacg AGGATGagataccagaagaggttgtcagGGAGGTCAAGAATTTCGAGAATAGGCCCAAGTCTAACTTAGACGAAACTGAGGTCATCAATTTGGGGAAcgcagaaaatgtcaaggaaacacgtaTCAGCGTACACTTGTCACcaccagaaaaggaagaatacatagagtttttgaaagaatatgaggatatattcgcttggtcgtatgatgatatgaccggtctcagcacatccatcgTGGCTCACAAGCTGCCGATAGATCCGGCATGCCCACCAGtcaaacagaaactcagaaagttcaagccagacatgagtttgaaaatcaaagaagaggtcaccaagcaagtcaaagccagggTTATCAGAGTAGTGGAGtctccaacatggttagccaacgttgtgccggtaccgaagaaggatgggaaggttagagtctgtatcgactaccgggatctcaaccgggccagtcctaaGGACGATTTCCctttaccaaatatacacatactgattgataactgcgccaaacatgagctcCAGTCATTCGTCGATTGTTTTGCTGGATACcaccagatatggatggatgaagaagatgcagagaaaacgacattcatcacgccgtggggaatgtactattacagaATGATgtcgttcggtttaaagaatgctggtgctacctacatgagagccatgaccataatttttcatgatatgatacataaagagatcgaggtgtatgtggacgacgtcatcatTAAATTCAGGAAAGCTGCAGATCACATgggagatttgagaaaattcttcaacagactgaggagatacaacttaaaactgaatcccgccaagtgtgcgtTCGGGGTCCTAGCCGGAAAGTATTGGGTTTCGTTGTGA